The sequence below is a genomic window from Armatimonadota bacterium.
GGATCCTTGGACCTAGTGGCTCGGGGAAAAGTTCGCTCCTTTATTTGCTGAGCGGCCTCAAGAATCCGACCCGGGGAACCGTTACTTTTAGTGGTCAAGACCTCCAGGCGATGGACGACGACGAGCGCGCCTATCTCCGGCTTCGGAAGTTTGGATTCGTGTTCCAGCAACCCTATCTCCTGGGGTACCTGACCGCCCTCGAAAACGTACTCACCACCGCGCCGAAATCGATCGACCGAGCCCGGGGCCTTCTGAGGGACCTAGGACTCGAAGAGAAGATGAACCGCTTCCCTCATGAGCTAAGCGGAGGCGAAAGGCAGCGGGTTTGCGTGGCCCGAGCGCTCATCAATGAACCCGAGGTTATCTTTGCCGATGAACCGACGGCAGCCCTCGACCATCACAACGGTGAACTCGTCGTTCAGATGCTCGACCGGCACCGCCAGGGCGGCTCGCTGGTGATGGTGACCCACGACCCGGCGATGCTCAACGGATCGGATCGGGTGCTCGTAATTAATGACGGAACAATTACGAGAAACTAAGTTGTTGAGTTGACAGAGGCCCCCGACGTGGTATATTTTTGAATTGCGTCACACGGGTAACCGAGTGGCTTCTGTGGAGTCAAATCCACAAAAGGCGAAAACTTAGACGAAGAGATGAGACTGACGGATGGCAACCGGGGAGGCTCAACGAGGTGCTAGAACCAATCGCACAAGGTCGCTCGATTCAAATCGTCCCAATCTCGTCTGGTTTTCCGCGCAAGAGCAATCTTGTGTCTGCGCACGGTCAAGAAAAAGAGGAAAGTGTGATTGTCGAACCTACCGATCATTTTCGTTAGCAGTCTAATGACTGCCGCTCTCGCTGCTGATCCCGAGAAGCTCGGCTTCATGGGATGGCTTCGCCGTCTTGTGGAAGGCAAGCCTAAATTTGAGCCGATGCAGGTGTCCGCACCGCCGCGCATCATCAACGAAGAAGGCTGGACCATGATCCAGTGCGACGACGAAGAGGCCTTCAACGAGTGGCTGGATAAGGACACTGAAGGACTTCCGTTCCGCTTAGGCGAAGAACCGTCGCTGGGCTCCCATTTGCTGATCGAGCTGTTCGGCTGCAATGGCGCGACGCTTGAGAAGGACGACACCGTTGGCGAGGCCATGGTCGACGCCGCGCGCGTCTCCGAGGCGACCATCGTCGCCGAATGCTTCAAGGAATTCAAGCCGTACGGCGTCAGCGGCGCGGTGATCATCCAGGAGTCGCACTACAC
It includes:
- a CDS encoding ATP-binding cassette domain-containing protein, translated to MIAAEGVSLIYHDHDREVFACRDIDLAIQPSEFVGILGPSGSGKSSLLYLLSGLKNPTRGTVTFSGQDLQAMDDDERAYLRLRKFGFVFQQPYLLGYLTALENVLTTAPKSIDRARGLLRDLGLEEKMNRFPHELSGGERQRVCVARALINEPEVIFADEPTAALDHHNGELVVQMLDRHRQGGSLVMVTHDPAMLNGSDRVLVINDGTITRN
- the speD gene encoding adenosylmethionine decarboxylase: MTAALAADPEKLGFMGWLRRLVEGKPKFEPMQVSAPPRIINEEGWTMIQCDDEEAFNEWLDKDTEGLPFRLGEEPSLGSHLLIELFGCNGATLEKDDTVGEAMVDAARVSEATIVAECFKEFKPYGVSGAVIIQESHYTIHTWPEHGYAAVDLFYCGGTVKVRRAVELLKERFQPERIKFLVVRRGTRSEVER